A genomic stretch from Syntrophorhabdaceae bacterium includes:
- a CDS encoding TRAP transporter large permease subunit — protein MSPEILGLLGFVCIFALLALGMPIGAALGLVGFAGMTLLYPIQGALIKMATTPVEIISSYSFAVMPLFVLMAQVTFTCGFGADLFKLASKWLGHYKGGLAMASIGGSAGFGACSGSALITAATVSPIALPEMKKYNYDTKLAVGACAAGGTIGSLIPPSTMFIIYGILTGASIGKLFCASLIPAFLTVLSYLLTIYIICKRNPNAGPPAPAAPLKERFSTLKDCWEILVLLVIVIGGMIYGLFTPTDSGAIGAFGAILLGFMKKRLTWRKLWQAAMETMKIAGVMFTILIGAMIFNFFCAKTGLPQLAGEWVLSLHVDPWAVVGVIVIIYFFLGMVMEAPSIQILTIPVFYPIIVTILGYDPIWFGVVQVRMLEITGITPPLGMIAYIMAGANKDVSIGTVFRGAMPFLLMELITLPIFIFVKPITLWLPSLMK, from the coding sequence ATGAGTCCCGAAATTCTCGGCTTACTTGGTTTTGTCTGCATATTTGCCCTACTGGCACTGGGCATGCCCATTGGAGCGGCCCTGGGGCTTGTCGGGTTCGCCGGCATGACCCTGCTCTATCCCATCCAGGGAGCCCTCATAAAGATGGCGACGACCCCTGTGGAGATCATCTCCAGCTATTCCTTCGCCGTCATGCCCCTTTTTGTACTCATGGCTCAGGTGACCTTCACCTGCGGGTTTGGCGCAGACCTCTTCAAGCTCGCGTCCAAGTGGCTCGGCCACTACAAAGGAGGTCTAGCCATGGCGAGCATCGGGGGATCAGCCGGTTTCGGGGCCTGCAGCGGCAGCGCTCTCATTACCGCGGCTACCGTGAGCCCGATAGCATTGCCCGAGATGAAGAAGTATAATTACGACACAAAACTTGCTGTTGGGGCCTGTGCTGCCGGCGGTACCATTGGCAGTCTCATCCCGCCGAGCACTATGTTCATCATCTATGGGATCCTGACGGGGGCCTCCATAGGCAAACTCTTTTGCGCGAGTCTGATTCCTGCGTTCCTTACGGTCCTCTCGTACCTTCTGACCATCTACATTATCTGTAAGCGCAACCCCAATGCGGGTCCACCGGCGCCCGCTGCCCCCCTTAAGGAGAGGTTCTCCACACTGAAGGACTGCTGGGAGATATTGGTATTGCTCGTCATTGTCATCGGTGGGATGATCTATGGTCTCTTCACCCCCACGGACTCCGGGGCCATAGGGGCCTTCGGCGCTATCCTCTTAGGCTTCATGAAGAAGAGGCTCACCTGGAGGAAGTTGTGGCAGGCCGCCATGGAGACTATGAAGATAGCCGGTGTCATGTTTACCATCCTTATAGGCGCCATGATATTCAACTTCTTTTGTGCTAAGACAGGTCTTCCACAACTTGCAGGGGAGTGGGTCCTCTCACTACACGTAGACCCCTGGGCGGTGGTGGGCGTAATTGTTATCATATACTTCTTCCTCGGTATGGTCATGGAAGCTCCGTCGATCCAGATCCTCACGATACCGGTCTTCTATCCCATCATCGTGACCATACTTGGATACGATCCCATCTGGTTCGGTGTAGTACAGGTTCGTATGCTGGAGATCACAGGCATAACCCCCCCCCTTGGCATGATCGCTTATATCATGGCTGGCGCGAACAAGGACGTCTCCATCGGAACTGTATTCAGGGGGGCGATGCCCTTTCTTCTGATGGAGCTTATCACCCTGCCGATCTTTATATTCGTCAAGCCGATCACGTTATGGCTTCCCAGCCTGATGAAATAG
- a CDS encoding TRAP transporter small permease, giving the protein MARIERFIQRTIRYGTFLAVAVMGGVLILIVATAIGRLLGYTIPGTFDVVETFMMAVGAFCLAYCESLGAQAKAEVIIDRVSSRARSCLEVFTTLLTTLYWVIIFYAGWKVLLVKFARGEKTDLLGVNVVPSRTLWITAVFLMCSFLILRFLHHIKDAAKGTMTKGVSR; this is encoded by the coding sequence CACCTTCCTTGCCGTCGCAGTGATGGGTGGCGTCCTTATTCTCATCGTCGCAACCGCCATTGGCCGCCTTCTGGGCTATACCATACCTGGCACGTTCGACGTCGTTGAGACGTTCATGATGGCAGTCGGCGCATTCTGTCTGGCTTACTGTGAATCGTTAGGCGCACAGGCGAAGGCGGAAGTCATCATAGACCGTGTTTCATCGAGGGCACGCTCCTGCCTCGAGGTATTTACGACCCTTCTGACTACTCTCTACTGGGTAATCATTTTCTATGCAGGATGGAAGGTGTTATTGGTTAAGTTCGCGCGTGGTGAGAAGACCGACCTTCTCGGTGTCAACGTGGTTCCTTCTCGGACACTGTGGATCACCGCAGTCTTCCTCATGTGCTCGTTTTTGATTCTCAGGTTCTTACACCACATCAAGGATGCCGCGAAGGGTACTATGACGAAAGGAGTCTCCCGATGA